In the genome of Moorena sp. SIOASIH, the window CTAACCCCTCCCAGGAGGGGAACGGGAATCGGGAATCGGGAATCGGGAATCGGAACCCACCCCTAACCCCTCCCAGGAGGGGAACGGGAATCGGGAATCGGGAATCGGGAATCGGGAACTCGGATCAGGGAAAAATCCTGTGTACCTCGTCTTTTGCTTGCTATCCAAAGCCTTAATTTTTCAATAGAATAGGTCAGTTGATAGGAGCAAGTAGGAGTTGATTGTGGAGATCAAAGCTGCAGTAGCTTTTGAAGCAGGCAAACCGTTATCCATTGAAACGGTTCAGGTAGCCGAACCTAAGGCGGGTGAGGTGATGGTGGAAATTAAAGCAACCGGAGTATGCCATACTGATGCCTATACCCTGTCTGGCGCAGATCCAGAAGGACTATTCCCAGCCATTCTAGGACATGAGGGAGCAGGTGTAGTGGTTGAGGTCGGTGAAGGGGTGACTAGCGTCCAGGTAGGAGACCATGTGATTCCCCTATATATCCCTGAGTGCCGTCAGTGTGAATACTGCTTAAGTGGTAAAACCAATCTCTGTCAGGCGATTCGGAATACCCAAGGACGTGGTTTGATGCCCGATGGTAGCAGTCGCTTCTCTGTTGATGGCAAAATGCTCCATCATTACATGGGGACATCCACCTTTGCTAACTATACCGTACTGCCAGAAATCGCAGTAGCAAAAATTCGGAAAGATGCTCCGTTTGATAAAGTTTGTTACATCGGTTGCGGAGTTACAACCGGTATTGGTGCTGTGATCAATACCGCTAAAGTTCAACCAGGTTCGAGAGTCGTGGTATTTGGACTCGGGGGAATTGGTTTGAATGTGCTCCAAGGCGCAAGAATGGTGGGTGCTAGCCAAATTGTAGGTGTTGATATTAATCCCAACAAACAAGAACTTGCTGAAAAATTCGGGATGACGGATTTTGTCAATCCTAATGAAATAGAAGGAGATTTAGTCCCTTACATTATTGATTTAACCAAAGGGGGCGCTGATTATAGTTTCGAGTGTATTGGTAATGTTAAGGTGATGCGCCAAGCCCTAGAATGTTGCCACAAAGGTTGGGGTGAATCTATTATTATTGGTGTTGCAGGTGCTGGAGAAGAAATCAATACTCGACCTTTTCAACTGGTGACTGGACGGGTCTGGCGAGGTACAGCTTTTGGGGGAGCTAGAGGACGCACGGATGTTCCTAAAATCGTAGATTGGTATATGGAAGGTAAGATTAATATTGATGATATGATTACCCATGTCATGCCCTTAGAAAAAATTAATGATGCCTTCGATTTGATGCATCAGGGTGAGTCGATTCGTAGTGTGGTGACGTTTGGATAGTTAAAGGTTCATTCAGAGGTTGAAGGTTAGTGGGTTGAAGGTTAGTGGGTTGAAGGTTAGTGGGTTGAAGGTTAGTTGGTTGAAGGTTAGTTGGTTATTTAGTTGAAGGTTGAAGGTTAGTTGGTTGAAGGTTAGTTCATAGCTCACCATTCAGCGGTCAGCGGTCAGTGGTCAGGGGTCAGCCGTTGGCCTTCTTGGGCTGAAAGCTGTTCGCCTAGCGTGCGCGTAGCGCATAAGCTGATAAGTGATAGCTAATAAATAATAGCTGATGGCTGATAGCTGATAGCTGATAGCACCTGGAAACATTTCTAGTTCACAACAGGTCTAGATTATATCTATGGCTATTGCTGTTTAGGAGATGAAGAGGCTATCTTATATTCCCTTATTTAGTGCGATCGCATTTTTACCCACCGTCATCACTGCTCAAGTAAGTTATGCTCAACCAAGTTATGCTCAAACTAGTTATCCTCAAGATAGAACGTTTTTCTGCAGCAGCAGTGATGGCGTACCTGCAACCATTGCCAAAACCTCCCGGGGAGAGGTACCGATGGTTTTGTGGAATTCCTCAGACTTAGGACAGTCGGATTCTACTCCCCAGGAGTTGTGTGAAGAAGTATCTGACAAATTCCAGACTTACTACAACAGGGGTGAATTGAATTACATCACCACAGGCAATATGAATCAACAAACAGTCGCCTGTCTCGCAGAGGGTGATCAGGATCCTTGCCAAGTTAGATTATTTCCGATTAACTCTGAGAAACCAAGAGTGGGCTTGCAACGGATTTTTCGGATCCGCGTCCCCTCTTCTGGTCCGATTAATGAAACAGGTACCCCCATCTACGTCGATCTGGAAAAGTATTTGAATGGAGAGTATTCTAGGTAGCGAGAGGGAAAGATGAACTTTGCCCAGGGACTATCGGCAGCGTTGATTAGTGTAGCCACCATTTTGGGAGTGCAGTCTCCAGTGGTGGTGGCTGAATTAAATCAGGAAGCGATCGCATCGATAGCGCAACAGGTCACTGTATTGATTGATGGTCAAAATCCTGGCTCAGGGGTGATTATTGGCAAAGAAGGCAATACTTACTCTGTGCTCACGGCCAAGCATGTGGTTCCCAGAGAAGATGAATATAATATTATCGGCCCTGATAACCAACAGTATGGGGTGGATTACAGCAATGTTAAACAACTCCCCGATGTCGATCTAGCAATTGTTGAATTTACCAGCAACCAAAACTACAACGTTGCTGAGTTTGGTAATTCTGACCAACTCCAATTGGGCAAGAGTATTTATATCGGAGGCTGGTCTCATCCTGAACCACCGATCACAGACAATATCTTTAGATTTGTTGATGGGACTATTGCGGCGTTGCCCGAAAAACCATTACCGGCAGGCTATCAGTTAATTTATACCAATATTACCCGCAGCGGTATGAGTGGTGGTCCGGTTTTGAACCAAAAAGGTAATATTATTGGCATTCATGGACAAGCGGAGGGACGAGAAGTTTATCTGCCAGATTATGAAACAATTCACGACAAGACCGGGTTTAACCTAGGCATTCCCATCAACACCTTTTTAGCTTTAGCCGGAAAAACCAATATTAGTTTACCAGACAATTCTAGTAATAATTCTAGTAATAATTCTAGTAATAATTCTAGTAATAATTCTACTAATAATCCTGTGCCAGGGATTAGTGAGACAGGACGCTCCCAGAAAAAGCATTTCAGAGAGACGCCCTATTTAGTTGAAGCAGTCACTACTCAAAAGATCACTTATGTACGCGGAGCGACCTACTATTTCACCATTAGCTTACCAGAAGGTGCGGGATCACCCTTGCAACAGATTACCCTTGACCAACGGCAGGGGGTAGACTTTCTGGAACGATACCACATTGATGAGACCAGAGCCTTTGAAGGGACCCGAGACAACAGAGGAGAAAAGGTATCTCTGGGTTTAGTAGCTGCGGATCGCGAAGAACGAACCATTACCGTAACCTTTGACCCGCCAATATCCCCGGGAAAAACCGTTACTATTGGTTTGCGTCCGGTATTTACCCCTCGCAGGAGTGGGGTTTATTTATTAAGAGTAAACGTTTTTCCCCCAGGTAAAGATGCTCGTGGTTTATCACTGGGAGTAGCACGATTTCATTTCTATCGTTCGCGATAGATAAGTATTCAGCGGTCAGCTATCAGCGGTCAGCTTATTTTATTCAAAAGCACCGATTGCGCTAGGCGCACGCTGCGCGAACAGTAGCGTAGCCATTCCCTTAGCCTGGCCTTTGGTACCTCAAGTAGCGTGCGCCTAGCCCATTAGCTGATAGCAGCGATTGCGCTAGGCGCACGCTGCGCGAACAGTAGGGTGCGCCTAGCCCATTAGCTGATAGCTGATAGCTGAATGCTGAATGCTGACGTGAAGCGCAAAGCTTAACCCATCAGACTTCCCCTGTTTATTAGCGATCGCTTAAAAACTTCCTTCTCCAACCTCCAAGCTTCAATGTCTAATATCATGTCCGGTTGAATACTTACACTCTACCCAAATCGAAGGCACAGGGCAGAAGGCAGAAGTAAAGAAGTAAGGTTTCAACGGAGAAAGTTTTTTATCAATAATTATCCGCACATGATAAAATTATAAAATTTTTATAGGCAACCTTGACAAATGCCCAAACTTATTATAATATCATAAATAGTTGGATATAGCAATAAGACCAGAACTGACTATAACCAACTCGGAGCTCAGAAGCTCAAGAGGTAGATGGCAGACCCGATGCTTTGCCCGGCTGGGTCTGCCACTGGCTCTTCGTTCGCAGAAGACCACTTACTATCATGACAAATTACAACAAAAAAGATCCACATACACAGCCCTTACCAAGCTGTGCCAACCCCGATCTGGAGCGATACCAGCACGCTATGGGGGATTTTGGCATCACTGAATTGCTTGATCAGTTGCCAAAGTCAACAGCACTGCTAGCCCTGGAGGTAGAAACATGAAAAAACCTCTTCCTCTGACTGAGGCACAGCAAGAACTGATTAAACAGTACAGCTCCTGCCAACTGAGGATGACACCCAGGGCATTCTACGGCAAGTGGCAAGTTACTCAATCAATGATGGCAATGATTTGCTCTCGTTCGGTGGAGACGGTGGCACGGTGGTTTAGCCGAGGCTCTAATTATCTGCGGCCTCAACCATCGGACTTGCGCCATCTGGGTCTGATGGATTTTCTTCTGGAGCATTTTGAGGAGATTCCTGAAGAACTGCGGAATGTCCTGTGTCCCCCAAAGCAGGATCAGTAATGGTATATAGCGATTCTATTTGCCATTAGATACAAAGGGTACCCCCGTTGGTCCCCCTTAAAAAGGGGGACTTTGAGAACGCGCTTAGCTTGGTCTAGGTTTGGTCTAGTTTAATGCGATCGCGTAGCGGCTCTGAAAGAGCATCGCAATTAAAAATGACAATTTTTTGATGTCCCTGTTCCCTATTCCCTGTTCCCTGTTCCCTGTTCCCTACTCCCTATTCCCGACTCCCGACTCCCGACTCCCGAATGACAATCAAGATGGGGCAATATCTGCTCAACAGGAGTACCCCTAAACGGTTGCGCCGTCAGAATAATTGTGCCATCCTTTGCTCTGACCCAGCCTTGGGCTTCGATAATCACTTTTTTTTCCTGGGGAGGTTGAGGGCGTCTCACTGTTCGCGTAGCGTGGCCAAAGGCCTTGGGTTGCTGCTGTAATGCTTGTCTGGTGCTGGCTAACCCAGGACGACTTCTCCAGCTCACTGTTCTGTCGGTATTAATCACTGAATCCTCTGGAGTCGGTGGTAAACCTCCTTTTCCGGTAATGGTAAAGGAACTCCCTCCAGCAATCCGATTATTCTCAAAGCCACAAAGGTCATTGGCCAGGATCGCTTCTGCATCTACCGGGCTTCCTGGCAATTCCGTTAAGCCTGAGGTCGGGTCTACCTCTGGGGTGTTGAGTATTACTTCACCGCTGAAGGATGAGCCAAGGTTGGAGGTGGCGGTGATGTCATTTTCTGGAGTTAGACGGTCTCGAAACTCTAAGCCAAAGATGCCTTCGGCAGTAATAGTAACACTACCTCCTGGGCCTTCTAGGGCATTGGCAGTGATGTCGCTATTTTCCAGACCTACTAAGGTGTCAGTATGAATGTTTATATTGCCGCCAGTGGCGTTCTCGGCATCGGTTGTAATGTTGCTTTGGTTGCGAAGTCGAATGTCACTGGAAAATAGGTTAATGTTGCCTTGCTCTCCTGCTGTTTCTGCTGTGATAATTCCATCGTTGTTAAGGAAGATAGAGTTAGCATTAATCACTAGGTCGCCTGCTCTCCTCCCCTGTCTAAAGCTTCTAGCTGAAACTTCTGCTCCATCTTCAACAAGTAACTCCCTAGTGGTAATGTTCAAATCTCCCGCATTTCCTGTGCCTTGAGTTTCAGTAGACAAGCCGCTGGGAAACTTACCATCAGTTGAGGTACCAATCACTTGAACAGATTCAGTGGCATCTACACTCAAGGTTCCTCCGTCCCCATCACCAAAAGTGCTAGCTAAAACTCTTGCTCCATCTTGAACAAGTAACACTCCAGTGGTAAGGTTTAAATTTCCCGCATTTCCTTTTGACCTTTGACTAGCTGCAACAATCAAGCCGCTAGGAGAATTACCATCGGCTGATCTACCAATTACTTGAACTTCAGAGGCATTCACACTCAAGGTTCCTCCATCTCCATCACCAAAAGTGCCAGCGCTCACTTGTGCTCCATCTTGAATAAGTAACTGCCCGGTTGTAATGTTCAAATCTCCGGCTTTCCCTGTCCGAATAGTTTGAGTAGATAATCTGCTGGGAAACTCAGGACCAATTACTTGAACTTCAGAGGCGTTCACAGTTAAGCTTCCTCCGTTCCCATCACCAAAAGTGCTAGCGCTAACTTGTCCTCCATCTTGAACAAGTAACTTCCCAGTAGTAATACTTAAATTTCCAGCTTTTCCTGTTCCATTTGGATTAACTTGAGTATTCAAGGCGCTAGGCAACTGACCACCAATTACTTGAACTTCAGAGGCATTCACAGTCAAGTTTCCTGCGTTTCCTCCACCACTAGTACTAGTAGCAACTTGTCCTCCATTCTGAAGTAAAAAAAAGTCAGTGTTAATCAGTATTGCTCCCCCATCTCCCGCACCATCAGTGGAAGCAGAGAGGCTGCTAGGAAATCGAGATCGAATCAACCCATCAATAACTTTCACAGACTCAGAAGCATTCACAGTCACGTTTCCCGCCTTTCCCTCTTTAAAAGCACTACTTGATAGGTTTGCTCCATCCCTAAGGGTCAACTGACGAACATCGATGGTTATATCTCCACCGGGTAATGACGTGAATGTGTTTGCTCTAACGACAGAGGTTCCACCCATATCTAACTGTGAACCCCGGATGGAAATTGCTCCGTCGTTGTCTTGGGCAGCCAGGTCATTTTCTTCTTCAACGCTAGTACTGATAAAAGACCTCAGTATTCCGATATCCCGAAAGTTCTCAATACCTTCGTATCCCAAAACCCAACCTTGCCCCTTTGGTGTCAAACTTACCATACCCGGACCAGCAACGCTACCCAGTTCAATCCGACCACCTCGCGCTTCTAGAAAAAATCCTTCTAAGGTAATATCGCTTCCTACAAGAGCTAACGTTTTACCCGGTTGCACTCTTAGCCCTAGTCCTTGAAAGAAACTCTGGACACCACTAATTCCTTGTGCCCTAATACTGCCTGAGTGTTCTCCATATTGCAAACCAAGAGGCCCCTTAATCGTTAACAGAGGTGGAGCATCTGGGTTGGTGGCGCTGAATTGAAAACCATTGTCAAACAACACACTATCAGCAGTACTCCCAAAAAATGAGCCTCCCAGCTCTAGTCTGCTATTGGGACCGAAGAAAATACCGTTTGGATTGATCACAAACAAGTTAGCATTACCCAACACTCCCAGAGTCCCCAAAATATTGGAAACATTTGCTCCAGTTACTCGACTCAGGATGTTGGCAACTCCAGCAGGTAAGCCAAAATAAACTCGCCCGAACTCAGCCACATTAAAATCCGAAAAGCTGTGGAAGAGATTACTGTCTCTAATCGCCCCACCTTCTATCAAATCCGCTAGGTCTCCGTTAACATTGACATTGGGCGTTACTACAGAGCTTTCATTCCCCAAGGTATTATCTGGGGTGATTTGACCTAATGCAGTAGTTGCACCCAGTAGAGAACACAGAACAAAGGGACTTGCTGCCACAAGTCGGTCAATTCTAGGTTTCATGTTAATCAATAGAGCTCCCAATCTCTCGGATTATTTCATAAAATACCCTTTGATTATGTTAAGTTTTATTAGGTTAAGTAGGGTGGGCAAAAACCATTTAGTGACGAATCAAAACCACCAAACTCTTTTTGCCCACCCTATAGCAAAGGGAAAAGGGAAAAGGGAACAGGGAACAGGGAGTAGAGAGTAGGGAAAAGGGAACAGGGAACAAAAATTCTCACAAGTCCTACACGGATTGCTATACAAGCTGATCCCTGAATGCTTAGTCGAGTAGGGTGGGCAAAGTCATCATTTCGTGACGAATCAAAAGAACCAAACTGTTTTTGCCCACCCTACAAGCTGATCCCTGAATGCTTAGTCGAGTAGGGTGGGCAAAGTCATCATTTCGTGACGAATCAAAACAAGCAAACTGTTTTTGCCCACCCTACAAGCTGAATGCTTAGCTCACCTTAAAATCAGAAATCGTCTCAATCCACACCCTAGCCCCACAATGTAATGGATTATCCGGGCGATACATCACCCGACAGGGGCCATTGACTTCCACCGTATGACCATAAATATTGTTAGAACCCCGCTTTACCGTAATCACAGGATTGCGCTCCCCGGTCTTGAGATTGTTGCGAATTACCCTCTGATTAACGTGAATCACAGCTTTAGTGTACTCTCTGCGCTTTGACCAGTTCCGCTTTGGTCCGCGAGTACCAGGGGTGACCACCGGCATGCCATCAAACAAAGGAATCACCCAAGTTCTACCGACTTTATAAGCCCCTTTAACTCTGCCCTTACTCAAAAGGAAACGGACACGAGTGGCAGAAACACCTAGTAATTCAGCGGCTTGAGCGGTAGAAATCATCATGGCGGATAAACCATTGCTTTAGCGATACTGTTATATTAACACAAGTTATTAGAAGATGCA includes:
- a CDS encoding COP23 domain-containing protein, with the protein product MKRLSYIPLFSAIAFLPTVITAQVSYAQPSYAQTSYPQDRTFFCSSSDGVPATIAKTSRGEVPMVLWNSSDLGQSDSTPQELCEEVSDKFQTYYNRGELNYITTGNMNQQTVACLAEGDQDPCQVRLFPINSEKPRVGLQRIFRIRVPSSGPINETGTPIYVDLEKYLNGEYSR
- a CDS encoding helix-turn-helix domain-containing protein, whose product is MMISTAQAAELLGVSATRVRFLLSKGRVKGAYKVGRTWVIPLFDGMPVVTPGTRGPKRNWSKRREYTKAVIHVNQRVIRNNLKTGERNPVITVKRGSNNIYGHTVEVNGPCRVMYRPDNPLHCGARVWIETISDFKVS
- a CDS encoding S-(hydroxymethyl)glutathione dehydrogenase/class III alcohol dehydrogenase, producing the protein MVEIKAAVAFEAGKPLSIETVQVAEPKAGEVMVEIKATGVCHTDAYTLSGADPEGLFPAILGHEGAGVVVEVGEGVTSVQVGDHVIPLYIPECRQCEYCLSGKTNLCQAIRNTQGRGLMPDGSSRFSVDGKMLHHYMGTSTFANYTVLPEIAVAKIRKDAPFDKVCYIGCGVTTGIGAVINTAKVQPGSRVVVFGLGGIGLNVLQGARMVGASQIVGVDINPNKQELAEKFGMTDFVNPNEIEGDLVPYIIDLTKGGADYSFECIGNVKVMRQALECCHKGWGESIIIGVAGAGEEINTRPFQLVTGRVWRGTAFGGARGRTDVPKIVDWYMEGKINIDDMITHVMPLEKINDAFDLMHQGESIRSVVTFG
- a CDS encoding helix-turn-helix domain-containing protein is translated as MKKPLPLTEAQQELIKQYSSCQLRMTPRAFYGKWQVTQSMMAMICSRSVETVARWFSRGSNYLRPQPSDLRHLGLMDFLLEHFEEIPEELRNVLCPPKQDQ
- a CDS encoding S-layer family protein; translated protein: MKPRIDRLVAASPFVLCSLLGATTALGQITPDNTLGNESSVVTPNVNVNGDLADLIEGGAIRDSNLFHSFSDFNVAEFGRVYFGLPAGVANILSRVTGANVSNILGTLGVLGNANLFVINPNGIFFGPNSRLELGGSFFGSTADSVLFDNGFQFSATNPDAPPLLTIKGPLGLQYGEHSGSIRAQGISGVQSFFQGLGLRVQPGKTLALVGSDITLEGFFLEARGGRIELGSVAGPGMVSLTPKGQGWVLGYEGIENFRDIGILRSFISTSVEEENDLAAQDNDGAISIRGSQLDMGGTSVVRANTFTSLPGGDITIDVRQLTLRDGANLSSSAFKEGKAGNVTVNASESVKVIDGLIRSRFPSSLSASTDGAGDGGAILINTDFFLLQNGGQVATSTSGGGNAGNLTVNASEVQVIGGQLPSALNTQVNPNGTGKAGNLSITTGKLLVQDGGQVSASTFGDGNGGSLTVNASEVQVIGPEFPSRLSTQTIRTGKAGDLNITTGQLLIQDGAQVSAGTFGDGDGGTLSVNASEVQVIGRSADGNSPSGLIVAASQRSKGNAGNLNLTTGVLLVQDGARVLASTFGDGDGGTLSVDATESVQVIGTSTDGKFPSGLSTETQGTGNAGDLNITTRELLVEDGAEVSARSFRQGRRAGDLVINANSIFLNNDGIITAETAGEQGNINLFSSDIRLRNQSNITTDAENATGGNINIHTDTLVGLENSDITANALEGPGGSVTITAEGIFGLEFRDRLTPENDITATSNLGSSFSGEVILNTPEVDPTSGLTELPGSPVDAEAILANDLCGFENNRIAGGSSFTITGKGGLPPTPEDSVINTDRTVSWRSRPGLASTRQALQQQPKAFGHATRTVRRPQPPQEKKVIIEAQGWVRAKDGTIILTAQPFRGTPVEQILPHLDCHSGVGSRESGIGSREQGTGNRE
- a CDS encoding DUF2808 domain-containing protein, giving the protein MNFAQGLSAALISVATILGVQSPVVVAELNQEAIASIAQQVTVLIDGQNPGSGVIIGKEGNTYSVLTAKHVVPREDEYNIIGPDNQQYGVDYSNVKQLPDVDLAIVEFTSNQNYNVAEFGNSDQLQLGKSIYIGGWSHPEPPITDNIFRFVDGTIAALPEKPLPAGYQLIYTNITRSGMSGGPVLNQKGNIIGIHGQAEGREVYLPDYETIHDKTGFNLGIPINTFLALAGKTNISLPDNSSNNSSNNSSNNSSNNSTNNPVPGISETGRSQKKHFRETPYLVEAVTTQKITYVRGATYYFTISLPEGAGSPLQQITLDQRQGVDFLERYHIDETRAFEGTRDNRGEKVSLGLVAADREERTITVTFDPPISPGKTVTIGLRPVFTPRRSGVYLLRVNVFPPGKDARGLSLGVARFHFYRSR